In the genome of Enterococcus hirae ATCC 9790, one region contains:
- the cdaA gene encoding diadenylate cyclase CdaA — MSFQIGELFNLEYWQQMFSGDLFSLNFLVNILDILVVWYLVYKLIQLLRGTKAIQLLKGVAIFIVIRIAAELIGLHTLSWLMNQVITYGVIAAIVIFQPEIRRGLEHLGRSSLFKQTKSEQQEDEKMILSFDKAIQYMSKRKIGALITIERHTGLDEYIETGIALDADITGELLINIFIPNTPLHDGAVIVKNGKIAVASAYLPLSESMLIPKEFGTRHRAAVGISEVSDAITIVVSEETGDVSITLDNQLIPGLSQEEYLSILRKQLIVEEKNKNKKNGLQSFLDAMTKGGDRK; from the coding sequence ATGTCATTTCAAATCGGGGAACTTTTTAATTTAGAGTATTGGCAACAAATGTTTTCCGGTGACTTATTTTCTCTGAATTTTTTGGTAAACATACTGGATATTTTAGTCGTATGGTATTTGGTTTACAAACTGATCCAGCTACTAAGAGGGACGAAAGCGATCCAATTGCTCAAAGGCGTTGCCATCTTTATCGTGATTCGAATTGCGGCTGAGTTGATTGGGCTACACACGCTGTCATGGCTGATGAACCAAGTCATAACTTATGGTGTGATTGCAGCAATCGTCATCTTCCAACCAGAGATTCGTCGTGGGTTAGAACATCTGGGAAGAAGTTCGTTATTCAAACAAACGAAAAGCGAACAGCAAGAAGACGAGAAGATGATCCTATCCTTTGATAAAGCTATTCAATATATGTCGAAACGTAAGATTGGTGCTCTGATTACGATCGAGCGTCATACTGGTTTAGATGAGTATATTGAGACAGGCATCGCATTGGATGCAGATATTACTGGTGAGTTACTCATTAATATCTTTATCCCCAATACGCCGCTGCATGACGGGGCAGTTATTGTCAAAAATGGAAAAATTGCAGTTGCCAGTGCCTATTTACCTTTATCAGAAAGTATGTTGATTCCAAAAGAATTTGGAACACGTCACCGAGCTGCTGTCGGTATTAGTGAGGTCAGCGATGCAATAACTATCGTGGTCTCGGAAGAAACAGGAGATGTAAGTATCACTTTAGACAATCAATTGATACCAGGGTTATCGCAAGAAGAGTATTTATCGATCTTACGAAAACAACTAATTGTAGAAGAAAAAAATAAAAACAAAAAGAATGGGCTTCAATCTTTCTTGGACGCAATGACTAAGGGAGGGGATCGGAAATGA
- a CDS encoding RDD family protein — protein MTKQPEDLTSHNKADRPAVGPDPGFSQKVLQSFKEKPLSESEIKVKQQQWQQYTEDKEEKINVNDFPKYFYAGFWIRFFAFIVDLICIGSITRLTIGSAANLDWLKVSDSYLSIYGFAALLIYLGYFILFTKLNHGQTIGKMIFGIRVICFNESDLSWTTVLVREGACRFILKFPLLFVGYLPTIFNQRKQHIGDYFSNTSVVTLNLVKAFNQEINA, from the coding sequence ATGACGAAGCAACCAGAAGATTTAACTTCACATAACAAGGCAGATCGTCCTGCTGTGGGTCCAGATCCAGGCTTTTCTCAAAAAGTACTTCAATCTTTTAAAGAAAAACCACTATCTGAAAGTGAAATCAAAGTAAAGCAACAACAATGGCAACAGTATACCGAAGATAAAGAGGAAAAAATCAATGTAAATGACTTTCCTAAATATTTTTATGCAGGATTTTGGATAAGATTTTTCGCTTTTATTGTGGATCTGATTTGTATTGGCTCAATCACACGGTTGACCATTGGATCAGCGGCTAATTTAGACTGGTTAAAAGTATCCGATTCTTATTTAAGTATTTATGGTTTTGCTGCTTTGCTGATTTACCTTGGTTATTTTATTTTATTCACGAAATTAAATCATGGTCAAACGATTGGAAAAATGATTTTTGGGATTCGTGTGATTTGCTTTAATGAATCAGATTTGAGTTGGACAACAGTGCTGGTGAGAGAAGGCGCTTGTCGGTTCATTTTGAAATTCCCATTACTTTTTGTTGGCTATTTACCGACAATCTTTAATCAAAGAAAACAGCATATTGGTGATTATTTTTCAAATACGAGTGTAGTCACGCTAAATCTAGTCAAAGCCTTTAATCAAGAAATTAATGCTTGA
- a CDS encoding fibronectin type III domain-containing protein produces the protein MYTYQVRAVDQAGNISEMSNTVTARTKPTEEILPPAAPLNLRIDDVTTNSVSLSWQEAIDNVDVASYNVYRDDQLVQTLTGTDLTYIDTGLMEDTTYTYIVKAVDPSGNLSEASNAVTARTKSAEDLTPPTPPLNLRIDDVTTNSVSLSWEAAIDDVGVTGYHVYRDDQLIQTLSGTELSYIDTGLMEATTYTYKIRAVDQAGNLSEASSAVKARTKMTIEVSRPLPPTKLRSARVTEHEVALMWDAPNESKEIMSYQVYRNNVLVGEVAGETSLYTDKDLQENTKYSYVVKSKNKEGDLSEESNKIIVQTSKKHETVPPLEEEIEKESTEKPPVAKETETKNNGAINKGKEEAKVNKNTAKKVSKQLPATGNKVSPLLQLLGLTIVSVTILLSYRRQKKSHQAKQPGTNA, from the coding sequence ATGTATACATATCAAGTAAGAGCAGTTGATCAGGCAGGAAACATATCAGAAATGAGTAATACAGTAACGGCTAGGACAAAACCAACAGAAGAAATTCTTCCTCCTGCAGCTCCTTTGAACTTGCGAATCGATGATGTAACAACTAACAGTGTCAGCTTGTCATGGCAAGAAGCAATCGATAATGTTGATGTAGCTAGTTATAACGTTTATCGAGATGATCAGTTGGTTCAAACGCTAACTGGTACGGACTTAACCTACATAGATACAGGGTTGATGGAAGATACCACCTATACCTATATAGTCAAAGCTGTTGATCCATCAGGGAATCTATCAGAAGCAAGTAATGCGGTAACGGCTAGGACAAAATCAGCAGAAGATCTGACTCCTCCTACGCCCCCTTTGAATTTACGAATCGATGATGTAACAACTAACAGTGTCAGCTTGTCGTGGGAAGCAGCAATCGATGATGTGGGTGTCACTGGTTATCACGTCTATCGAGATGATCAGTTAATCCAAACACTGTCTGGTACGGAATTATCCTACATAGATACAGGCTTGATGGAGGCTACCACTTATACCTATAAAATCAGAGCGGTTGATCAAGCTGGTAATCTATCAGAAGCGAGTAGTGCAGTGAAAGCAAGAACGAAAATGACAATTGAGGTGAGTCGCCCGTTGCCCCCTACTAAACTGAGATCAGCCCGTGTCACAGAACATGAAGTGGCTTTAATGTGGGACGCACCTAATGAATCGAAGGAAATCATGAGCTATCAAGTTTACCGAAACAATGTATTGGTAGGAGAAGTAGCGGGGGAAACCTCACTATATACTGATAAAGATTTACAGGAAAATACGAAATATTCTTATGTAGTTAAATCGAAAAACAAAGAAGGGGATCTCTCGGAAGAAAGTAATAAAATCATTGTGCAGACAAGCAAAAAACATGAGACGGTTCCTCCTTTAGAGGAAGAGATAGAAAAAGAATCAACGGAAAAACCACCTGTGGCAAAAGAAACCGAAACAAAAAATAATGGAGCGATTAATAAAGGAAAAGAGGAAGCAAAAGTGAATAAGAATACTGCTAAAAAGGTGAGTAAACAGTTACCAGCTACGGGTAATAAAGTTAGTCCATTGCTACAACTACTGGGGCTAACCATAGTGAGTGTAACAATCCTGTTATCTTACAGGAGACAAAAAAAGAGCCATCAAGCAAAACAGCCCGGAACTAATGCTTAG
- the glmS gene encoding glutamine--fructose-6-phosphate transaminase (isomerizing) — translation MCGIVGMIGFENVTPGLINGLEKLEYRGYDSAGIFVANDENDFLVKAQGRIQNLKDKLTNETAGTIGIGHTRWATHGEPSQKNAHPHTSQSGRFVLVHNGVIENFAELKNDYLETDQFSGETDTEIIAHLIEFFANEGLDTKSAFVKTLQLIKGSYAFALIDRTLPDQIFVAKNKSPLLIGLGDGFNVIASDAMAMLAYTKEFVEIEDGELVIVTKNEISIETISGQPVERTSFEAQIDAADIEKGTYPYYMLKEIDEQPIVMRKIAQTYVNHENEVLMDKQLLETAKNSDRIYIVACGTSYHAGLVGKPILEQLTRIPVEVHLASEFGYNLPLLSEKPFFIFLSQSGETADSRQVLVKMNELNYPSLTITNVPGSTLSREASYTLLLHAGPEIAVASTKAYTAQIAVLAALAKGIGHEKNLSSAREFDLTHELSIVANGMEELISQKDYLQELASDYLMDARNAFYIGRGTDYAVSLEAALKLKEISYIQAEGFAAGELKHGTIALIETNTPVIGMISEEITGAHTRGNLKEVESRGAKTLVMATKGLDRPDDQLVLPVVHPLLTSLITVIPTQLIAYYATLLRGLDVDKPRNLAKSVTVE, via the coding sequence ATGTGTGGAATTGTCGGAATGATTGGATTTGAAAACGTAACACCAGGATTGATCAATGGTTTAGAAAAATTAGAATATCGGGGATACGATTCGGCTGGAATCTTTGTTGCGAATGACGAAAATGATTTTTTGGTCAAAGCACAAGGTAGAATTCAGAACCTAAAGGATAAGCTAACAAACGAAACAGCAGGAACAATCGGAATCGGTCACACTCGTTGGGCAACTCATGGCGAACCTTCTCAAAAAAATGCGCACCCTCACACTTCTCAAAGCGGACGTTTTGTTCTTGTCCATAACGGTGTAATTGAAAACTTTGCTGAATTAAAAAATGATTATTTAGAAACGGATCAATTTTCAGGGGAAACGGATACTGAGATCATTGCTCATCTTATTGAATTTTTTGCAAATGAAGGACTGGATACAAAATCTGCCTTTGTCAAAACACTTCAATTAATCAAAGGTTCTTATGCTTTCGCATTAATTGATCGTACTCTGCCAGATCAAATTTTTGTTGCTAAAAACAAAAGCCCTCTCTTGATTGGTCTGGGAGACGGATTCAATGTTATCGCCAGCGATGCAATGGCTATGCTGGCTTATACGAAAGAATTTGTTGAAATTGAAGATGGCGAATTAGTGATCGTCACTAAAAATGAGATTTCAATCGAAACGATCTCAGGTCAACCAGTTGAACGAACTTCTTTTGAAGCACAAATTGATGCAGCTGATATTGAAAAGGGCACTTATCCTTACTACATGTTGAAAGAAATCGATGAACAACCGATCGTTATGCGAAAGATTGCCCAAACTTACGTGAACCATGAGAATGAAGTACTGATGGACAAACAACTTTTAGAAACAGCTAAAAACAGTGACCGTATCTACATTGTTGCTTGTGGAACGAGTTACCATGCTGGCTTAGTTGGAAAACCTATTTTAGAACAATTAACCCGTATTCCTGTGGAAGTCCACCTTGCAAGTGAATTTGGTTATAATTTGCCTTTACTTTCAGAGAAACCATTTTTTATTTTCTTAAGCCAAAGTGGAGAAACAGCAGACAGTCGACAAGTACTCGTGAAAATGAATGAATTGAATTACCCATCATTGACGATCACTAATGTACCCGGCTCTACTTTATCAAGGGAAGCTTCTTACACTCTTTTACTACATGCTGGACCTGAAATCGCCGTGGCTTCAACAAAAGCTTATACTGCTCAAATCGCTGTTTTAGCTGCACTTGCTAAAGGAATTGGTCATGAAAAAAATCTTTCTTCAGCTAGAGAATTCGATCTAACGCACGAGCTTAGTATCGTAGCGAATGGCATGGAAGAACTAATTTCTCAAAAGGACTACTTACAGGAGTTAGCATCTGACTATCTAATGGATGCAAGAAACGCTTTTTATATTGGACGTGGAACAGATTATGCTGTCTCTTTAGAGGCTGCATTGAAGTTAAAAGAAATCAGTTATATCCAAGCAGAAGGTTTCGCAGCTGGGGAATTAAAACATGGTACGATCGCGCTGATTGAAACGAACACACCGGTTATCGGGATGATCAGCGAAGAGATAACAGGTGCACACACGAGAGGAAATCTAAAAGAAGTGGAAAGTCGTGGAGCAAAAACTTTGGTTATGGCTACAAAAGGCTTAGATCGACCAGATGACCAATTAGTATTGCCTGTTGTTCATCCTTTACTCACTTCATTAATCACAGTGATTCCTACACAATTGATTGCCTACTATGCGACCTTGCTAAGAGGTCTTGATGTTGATAAACCGAGAAATTTGGCAAAATCAGTGACCGTTGAATAG
- the sppA gene encoding signal peptide peptidase SppA: MNKKRWIAVLIAAGLLVVSLVSSSLTSNSKEEKQMSGLNSLLYGTNELSPTVLEEGDSSEKIVKLTVDGTITSDGTSGLFATEGYNHAKFMEQLNAIKEDKTIKGMMLEVNSPGGGVYESAEIAKTISDIRNERNIPMYVSMKNTAASGGYYISAQADKIYATEETVTGSIGVIMSGLNYSGLLEKLGIEDTTVKSGALKDMGSSTRPQTPEDQKVLQTYIDNAYNRFVKVVSTGRNQSEEEVRKIADGRIYDGEQAKAVGLVDEIGYPQDALKAMRSEQHLENAQLVEYETNTTGFANTWFGSKLAQLQGLKASETSQILSFLENQGTVQSPKAMYYYGGE, from the coding sequence ATGAATAAAAAGCGTTGGATAGCAGTGTTGATTGCGGCAGGCTTATTGGTTGTTTCGTTGGTATCATCTAGCCTGACGTCAAATTCAAAAGAAGAAAAGCAAATGAGTGGTTTGAATAGCTTATTATATGGCACTAATGAATTATCGCCCACGGTTCTGGAAGAAGGAGATAGTTCAGAAAAAATCGTAAAATTGACTGTTGATGGGACGATCACTAGTGATGGAACATCAGGTTTGTTTGCAACAGAAGGATACAATCACGCTAAGTTTATGGAGCAATTAAATGCTATAAAAGAAGATAAAACGATCAAAGGGATGATGTTAGAAGTCAATTCTCCTGGTGGTGGTGTTTATGAAAGTGCAGAAATAGCTAAGACAATCAGTGATATCCGAAATGAACGAAATATTCCAATGTATGTCAGTATGAAAAATACAGCTGCTAGTGGCGGATATTATATCTCAGCCCAAGCAGATAAAATCTATGCAACAGAGGAAACAGTCACTGGGTCCATTGGTGTCATCATGTCAGGTCTTAATTATTCTGGACTTTTAGAAAAATTAGGGATCGAGGATACGACGGTAAAAAGTGGTGCATTGAAAGATATGGGTTCAAGTACTAGACCACAAACGCCAGAAGATCAAAAAGTCTTACAAACTTATATCGATAATGCCTACAATCGATTTGTCAAAGTAGTCAGTACTGGACGAAATCAATCAGAAGAAGAAGTCCGAAAAATTGCGGATGGTCGTATTTATGATGGAGAACAGGCGAAAGCAGTCGGATTAGTGGATGAAATTGGGTATCCACAAGACGCGTTAAAAGCGATGAGAAGTGAGCAACATTTAGAAAACGCTCAGTTAGTAGAATATGAAACGAATACTACTGGTTTTGCAAACACATGGTTCGGTTCGAAACTTGCTCAGCTTCAAGGCTTAAAAGCTTCTGAAACAAGTCAAATCTTGTCTTTCTTAGAAAATCAAGGAACTGTTCAATCACCAAAGGCAATGTATTATTACGGAGGTGAGTAA
- the glmM gene encoding phosphoglucosamine mutase, whose amino-acid sequence MGKYFGTDGVRGEANKELTPELAFKLGRCGGYVLSQHETEGKRPRVLVGRDTRISGQMLEEALISGLLSVGIEVFQLGVISTPGVAYLTRLQKANAGVMISASHNPAQDNGIKFFGADGFKLVDEQELEIEALLDAEVDELPRPSAEGLGTVEEFPEGLLKYSQFLVQTINGDLSGLTVCVDAANGATATSVNRLFADLETDFYTMGTSPNGLNINDGVGSTHPEKLAEMVVEKGADAGLAFDGDGDRIIAVDELGNIVDGDKIMFICAKYLSKKNRLKKDTIVTTVMSNLGFHKAVEEIGLKDVVTQVGDRYVVEEMRKNDYNFGGEQSGHMVFLDFNTTGDGMLSGIQLLNIMKQTGKKLSELASEVTIYPQKLVNIRVSNKNGAMEVPAIKKVIEETEAEMAGEGRILVRPSGTEPLLRVMAEAPTDEKVAYYVDKIAAVVREEIGLEE is encoded by the coding sequence ATGGGTAAATATTTTGGAACGGATGGTGTCCGTGGCGAAGCCAATAAAGAATTGACACCAGAATTAGCGTTTAAGTTAGGTAGATGTGGCGGATATGTATTAAGCCAACATGAAACAGAAGGGAAACGTCCACGGGTTTTAGTTGGGCGTGATACCAGAATCTCTGGGCAAATGCTAGAAGAAGCCTTAATTTCTGGTTTGTTATCAGTTGGTATTGAAGTATTTCAACTTGGCGTCATTTCCACACCAGGAGTTGCTTATTTAACAAGATTGCAAAAAGCCAATGCCGGCGTGATGATTTCTGCTTCACATAATCCTGCACAAGATAATGGAATCAAATTTTTTGGTGCTGATGGGTTTAAATTAGTGGATGAACAAGAATTAGAAATTGAAGCATTGCTTGATGCCGAAGTGGACGAATTGCCACGTCCTTCAGCAGAGGGATTAGGAACAGTAGAAGAATTTCCAGAAGGCTTATTAAAATATTCTCAATTCTTAGTGCAAACGATCAATGGGGATCTATCAGGCCTAACCGTTTGTGTCGATGCGGCAAATGGGGCGACAGCAACTTCTGTCAACCGTTTATTCGCAGACTTAGAAACAGATTTTTATACGATGGGTACCAGCCCTAATGGCTTAAATATTAACGATGGTGTTGGTTCAACACACCCTGAAAAGTTAGCTGAAATGGTTGTTGAAAAAGGCGCCGATGCCGGTTTAGCATTTGATGGTGATGGGGATCGAATTATTGCAGTGGATGAACTTGGGAACATCGTTGATGGTGATAAAATCATGTTCATTTGTGCGAAATACCTATCAAAGAAAAATCGTTTGAAAAAAGATACGATCGTTACAACGGTCATGAGTAATTTAGGATTCCATAAAGCGGTGGAAGAAATTGGCTTGAAGGACGTAGTTACTCAGGTTGGTGACCGCTATGTTGTAGAAGAAATGCGAAAAAATGATTATAATTTTGGTGGAGAACAATCTGGTCATATGGTCTTCCTTGACTTTAATACTACAGGTGATGGAATGCTATCAGGAATCCAATTACTGAATATCATGAAGCAAACTGGGAAGAAATTATCCGAGTTAGCGAGCGAAGTGACGATCTACCCACAAAAATTAGTAAATATCCGAGTAAGCAACAAAAATGGTGCAATGGAAGTTCCAGCGATCAAAAAAGTGATTGAAGAAACTGAGGCTGAGATGGCTGGTGAAGGAAGAATTTTAGTTCGTCCTTCTGGAACTGAACCATTATTACGTGTCATGGCTGAAGCGCCAACGGATGAAAAAGTAGCATATTACGTGGATAAGATTGCTGCAGTTGTTCGAGAAGAGATCGGACTTGAAGAATAA
- a CDS encoding fibronectin type III domain-containing protein: protein MKIFKKLIRLMMIVFLFVKPVIVVAVDPSYAPSYQLAEEVIIKNGEFNDGLNHWIVSNPGSNNPALVTDESGNHYVMASNGENILQYVQLKPKTTYQFTYYVIGDPSFPAIVEFGTLNHGEGFISLKDERHYNDAWKQHEFSFTTPEGENTYIIRFASSGNGTAYFDNVQATALDLEAPTNPKNLKVNDVSSDSVSLSWEAATDNVGVMGYLVYRDNQLIQTVNGADLAYTDNGLTEDTTYTYEVRAVDQAGNVSVASNAVTARTKLASSSPPAVPLNLKVTSVTTDSVSLSWESATDSIDVIGYIIYRDNQLI, encoded by the coding sequence ATGAAAATTTTCAAAAAACTGATTCGATTGATGATGATTGTTTTTCTATTTGTAAAACCGGTCATTGTAGTAGCGGTTGATCCATCTTATGCACCCTCTTATCAACTAGCAGAAGAGGTGATTATAAAAAATGGTGAATTTAATGATGGGTTGAATCACTGGATCGTTTCCAATCCTGGAAGTAACAATCCTGCACTTGTGACAGATGAAAGTGGCAATCATTATGTAATGGCATCAAATGGAGAGAATATCCTGCAATATGTTCAGTTAAAACCGAAAACGACCTATCAATTCACTTATTATGTGATCGGAGACCCTTCGTTTCCAGCAATTGTGGAATTTGGCACGCTTAATCATGGGGAAGGGTTTATTTCGTTGAAGGATGAGAGACATTATAATGATGCTTGGAAACAACATGAATTTAGCTTTACGACTCCGGAAGGTGAAAATACATATATTATCCGTTTTGCGTCTAGTGGAAACGGGACAGCATATTTTGATAACGTTCAAGCCACTGCATTAGATTTGGAAGCTCCTACCAATCCTAAAAATCTGAAAGTCAACGACGTTTCAAGTGATAGTGTTAGCTTGTCTTGGGAAGCTGCAACAGACAACGTAGGCGTAATGGGTTATTTGGTTTATCGAGACAACCAACTGATTCAAACAGTAAACGGTGCAGACCTCGCCTATACCGACAATGGATTAACGGAAGATACTACCTATACGTATGAAGTGAGAGCAGTTGATCAAGCGGGGAATGTATCAGTAGCGAGTAATGCAGTGACGGCTAGGACAAAACTGGCGAGTAGCAGCCCACCTGCAGTGCCTTTGAATTTAAAAGTCACTAGTGTAACAACTGATAGTGTCAGCTTATCGTGGGAATCAGCGACAGATAGCATTGACGTAATCGGTTATATCATTTATCGAGACAATCAGTTAATTTAA